The Spartobacteria bacterium genome contains the following window.
GAGGCGGATGGCAATTACAGCAGACTTCATGCGGCTGATGGAAAAAGCTATATGGCCCGGCAGACCTTGACGGAATGGATGAAACGCCTGCCTCCTGAACTGTTCAAGCGTTTGGATCGAAGACTGGTCATGAACATTTCGGCCATACGCCATGTGGAGTACACCGGCCGTGAAGCGACCGTGGAAATCGGTGCATCCGGTCAGACTGTATCTCTGGGACCCGCCGCGACACGATCATTGCGCCGCATCATTAAATAGCCGGGATGACAGGTTTTTCATGCCCCCCGGGAATCTCGGGTTGTTTATTTGCTGATGCGATTAGCCGTTTGGGATGCTTGATTGCCCCGATTTGCGTTTTCCAATCATTGGAAAATCATGTTTTAATTTTTCCAATGATTGGAAACTTTTTCGCCAGTTTTTCCAATGATTGGGTTTAACCCGGCAATGTGCCACTGTCCAGCGGGATGCTCCCGCCTGGGTCAGGATTAGTCAACCGCCCAGAAGACGGTAAGAATGAGACATATATAAAAAAATGAATCGAACTGAAATCAAGTATTACGAGGTGAAGGGTGAAAATGCTCTGAATCTGAACCAAGCCGCGAAAAAGGATGAAGTTGTGCGGTTAGCCGATCCTTTCCAATCGGGCGCAGGCAATATGGCGTATGGCGTTAAAGACGAGGCATATGTCACGCACCGTGGTATGAAACAGCATCGAGTAATACAGGGACAGAGGAGGCAACCGGGGTTGCAGAGCATTCTTGATCGGTATAAAAAGTACCGGTCGAGTACGGATATGCAATGTAAAAAGAGGTATCCGGAAGATGACTTTGCATCGGATGGACTGCGGTTTAGCGATGAAGCGATTAACTCTCGCGGAGTGAAGCGGTTCACAGTAAATGGCTCGTATGACAGAGGGACTGACATCATGCAAAGGATGTTCTATCAGTGAGCACCGAAATCATGCGAATAAGAGAGAAAGCCCGCAAGGAAAAGGATGCTGTATTCAG
Protein-coding sequences here:
- a CDS encoding LytTR family transcriptional regulator is translated as EADGNYSRLHAADGKSYMARQTLTEWMKRLPPELFKRLDRRLVMNISAIRHVEYTGREATVEIGASGQTVSLGPAATRSLRRIIK